From Nitrobacter sp. NHB1, a single genomic window includes:
- a CDS encoding disulfide bond formation protein B yields the protein MNTDAAVKTSSAARGKKTAFAAALAVALIAAATIAGAWFFQLVLDIRPCPLCLEQRYAYYLAIPLGLLVAFAAAKGAPRCLIIPALAVLALATLGNAGLGAYHAGIQWGFWPGPTDCTGPVLDLGKAGLLDNLDKVKVVRCDEVQWRFLGLSLAGYNAVISLLMAAIAGWGTAALAGRVR from the coding sequence GTGAACACCGATGCCGCCGTGAAAACCTCCTCTGCGGCCCGCGGCAAAAAAACCGCCTTCGCCGCCGCGCTGGCCGTGGCCCTCATCGCTGCGGCGACGATCGCGGGCGCGTGGTTTTTCCAGCTCGTGCTGGATATCCGGCCGTGTCCGCTCTGCCTCGAGCAGCGCTACGCTTACTATCTTGCGATCCCCCTCGGCCTGCTGGTGGCGTTTGCCGCAGCGAAGGGCGCGCCGCGTTGCCTCATCATCCCGGCTCTCGCCGTTCTCGCGCTGGCCACGCTTGGCAATGCCGGGCTCGGCGCCTATCACGCCGGCATCCAATGGGGCTTCTGGCCGGGACCGACCGATTGCACCGGACCGGTGCTCGATCTCGGCAAAGCAGGCCTGCTCGACAACCTTGACAAGGTAAAGGTCGTGCGCTGCGACGAGGTGCAGTGGCGCTTCCTCGGCCTGTCGCTCGCCGGCTACAACGCAGTGATCTCGCTGCTGATGGCGGCGATTGCAGGGTGGGGCACCGCAGCCT